One stretch of Labrenzia sp. CE80 DNA includes these proteins:
- the uvrA gene encoding excinuclease ABC subunit UvrA: MTKNASGSRSGATAFDPTRVISVRGAREHNLKGVDLDLPRDKLIVMTGLSGSGKSSLAFDTIYAEGQRRYVESLSAYARQFLEMMQKPDVDQIDGLSPAISIEQKTTSRNPRSTVGTVTEIYDYMRLLFARVGIPYSPATGLPIESQTVSQMVDRIMELEEGTRLFLLAPIVRGRKGEYRKELAELMKKGFQRVKIDGAFHEISEAPALDKKYKHDIDIVVDRIVVRDDIAGRLADSIETALGLADGIAIAEFADKPLDAPAKGAVLQNQNETHERLVFSEKFACPVSGFTIEEIEPRLFSFNNPFGACPTCDGLGTKLAFEADLVVPDQSLSLREGAILPWAKTGSTSPYYNQTLEALCHHFDISMATPWRDLPKEAQDGILFGTGKTKIEFVYDDGVRSYRAAKAFEGVIGNIERRWRETESNWVREELARFQSDHACPACGGYRLKPEALAVKIADRHIGQVTELSIRDAALWFNELPEKLNQKQEEIAGRILKEIRDRLKFLNDVGLEYLSMSRSSGTLSGGESQRIRLASQIGSGLTGVLYVLDEPSIGLHQRDNARLIETLKHLRDLGNTVIVVEHDEDAVLTADYVVDVGPGAGVHGGEIIATGTPADVMANPKSLTGQYLSGAKIIPQPDERRKINKKRKLSVVGARGNNLKDVSVDVPLGTFTCVTGVSGGGKSTFLIDTLFKSAARRLNGARENPAPHDRIDGLEHLDKVIDIDQSPIGRTPRSNPATYTGAFTPIREWFSGMPESKARGYQPGRFSFNVKGGRCEACQGDGVIKIEMHFLPDVYVTCDVCKGKRYNRETLEVQFKGKSIADVLDMTVEEAASFFSAVPSVRDKMETLARVGLGYIKVGQQATTLSGGEAQRVKLAKELSRRSTGRTLYILDEPTTGLHFHDVAKLLDVLHELVDQGNSVLVIEHNLEVIKTADWIIDLGPEGGDGGGTIVATGRPEDVAHVEASYTGKFLAELLDRRPLKATDAAE, translated from the coding sequence ATGACCAAGAACGCCTCAGGAAGCCGCTCCGGCGCCACAGCATTTGACCCGACGCGGGTTATTTCCGTGCGCGGGGCCCGCGAGCACAATCTGAAAGGCGTCGACCTGGACCTTCCCCGGGACAAGCTGATCGTCATGACCGGCCTTTCGGGATCAGGCAAATCCTCGCTCGCGTTTGATACAATCTATGCCGAGGGACAACGGCGCTACGTGGAAAGCCTTTCGGCCTACGCCAGGCAGTTCCTCGAGATGATGCAGAAGCCGGACGTCGACCAAATCGACGGCCTGTCTCCCGCCATCTCCATCGAGCAAAAGACGACCTCGCGCAATCCACGCTCGACTGTGGGCACGGTGACCGAGATATACGATTACATGCGGCTGCTCTTCGCGCGCGTCGGCATCCCGTATTCACCGGCGACAGGACTGCCAATCGAGAGCCAGACAGTGAGCCAGATGGTTGACCGCATCATGGAGCTTGAAGAAGGCACGCGGCTCTTCCTGCTGGCGCCGATCGTGCGTGGACGAAAGGGGGAGTATCGCAAGGAACTCGCCGAGCTGATGAAGAAGGGCTTCCAGCGGGTCAAGATCGACGGCGCCTTCCACGAGATCTCCGAAGCACCGGCCCTGGACAAGAAATACAAACACGACATCGATATAGTCGTGGACAGAATAGTCGTGCGCGATGATATCGCAGGCCGCCTTGCTGACTCCATCGAAACCGCGCTTGGTTTGGCAGATGGAATCGCGATCGCCGAGTTTGCGGACAAGCCGCTGGATGCACCAGCTAAAGGTGCTGTTTTGCAGAACCAGAACGAGACCCATGAGCGGTTGGTGTTTTCGGAAAAATTCGCCTGTCCAGTATCCGGTTTCACCATTGAGGAAATCGAGCCGAGACTATTTTCATTCAACAACCCTTTTGGCGCCTGCCCGACTTGCGACGGACTGGGGACGAAGTTGGCGTTCGAGGCCGATTTAGTCGTGCCCGATCAATCCTTGTCCCTGCGTGAAGGTGCGATACTGCCATGGGCGAAAACCGGCTCGACATCTCCCTATTACAATCAAACACTTGAGGCCCTTTGCCACCATTTCGACATCTCCATGGCAACGCCCTGGAGAGACCTTCCAAAGGAGGCGCAGGACGGCATCTTGTTCGGCACGGGCAAGACGAAGATAGAATTCGTCTATGATGACGGCGTGCGCAGCTATCGCGCCGCCAAGGCCTTTGAAGGCGTCATTGGCAACATTGAGCGCCGCTGGCGCGAGACGGAATCAAACTGGGTGCGTGAGGAGCTTGCGCGGTTTCAGTCGGACCATGCCTGTCCAGCCTGTGGCGGCTACCGGCTCAAACCCGAGGCCCTGGCGGTCAAGATCGCCGACCGGCATATTGGCCAGGTGACCGAGCTTTCCATCCGTGATGCGGCACTCTGGTTCAACGAGCTGCCGGAAAAGCTAAATCAAAAGCAGGAAGAAATCGCTGGGCGGATTCTCAAGGAAATCCGCGACAGGCTGAAATTTCTCAATGATGTCGGGCTGGAATATCTGAGCATGTCACGCTCTTCCGGCACGCTTTCAGGCGGAGAAAGCCAGCGTATTCGTCTTGCCTCCCAAATCGGATCCGGATTGACGGGCGTTCTTTATGTGCTCGATGAGCCATCCATTGGTCTGCACCAGCGGGACAATGCAAGACTGATCGAGACACTCAAACACCTGCGAGACCTCGGCAACACGGTTATTGTCGTGGAACATGACGAGGACGCCGTGTTGACGGCCGACTATGTGGTGGATGTGGGCCCTGGCGCCGGTGTACACGGCGGGGAGATTATCGCGACCGGCACACCGGCTGATGTCATGGCCAATCCCAAGTCCCTGACCGGGCAGTATCTGTCGGGCGCCAAGATCATCCCGCAGCCGGACGAGCGACGGAAGATCAACAAGAAGCGCAAGCTGTCCGTGGTCGGAGCAAGGGGAAACAATCTCAAGGATGTGAGCGTTGATGTACCGCTTGGCACTTTCACCTGCGTCACTGGTGTTTCCGGCGGCGGTAAATCAACGTTCCTGATCGACACGCTGTTCAAGTCGGCCGCGCGGCGCCTCAATGGTGCGCGCGAGAACCCTGCGCCGCACGACCGGATCGACGGGCTGGAACATCTGGACAAGGTCATCGACATCGACCAGTCTCCGATCGGCCGGACCCCACGCTCGAATCCGGCGACCTATACGGGTGCCTTCACCCCGATCCGTGAGTGGTTTTCCGGCATGCCGGAATCCAAGGCGCGCGGCTATCAGCCGGGACGGTTCTCCTTCAACGTGAAGGGGGGACGATGCGAAGCCTGTCAGGGAGACGGCGTCATCAAGATCGAGATGCACTTCCTGCCGGACGTCTACGTGACGTGTGATGTCTGCAAGGGAAAGCGCTACAACCGCGAGACCCTTGAGGTCCAGTTTAAAGGCAAGTCGATAGCCGATGTGCTCGACATGACGGTTGAGGAAGCCGCCAGCTTCTTCTCTGCTGTCCCGTCCGTTCGTGACAAGATGGAAACCTTGGCGCGGGTCGGTCTCGGCTATATCAAGGTCGGGCAGCAGGCCACGACGCTTTCCGGCGGTGAAGCGCAGCGTGTAAAGCTGGCGAAAGAGCTGTCGCGGCGGTCAACCGGACGCACTCTCTATATCCTGGATGAGCCGACCACAGGTCTTCATTTCCACGATGTGGCAAAGCTACTGGATGTTCTCCATGAGCTGGTTGACCAGGGCAACAGCGTTCTTGTCATTGAGCACAATCTCGAGGTGATCAAGACAGCCGACTGGATCATCGACCTTGGCCCAGAGGGCGGGGATGGCGGCGGAACCATTGTCGCTACAGGCCGGCCAGAGGATGTCGCGCACGTCGAGGCCAGCTACACAGGCAAGTTCCTTGCGGAGCTTCTCGACCGCCGGCCCCTAAAAGCCACCGACGCAGCCGAGTAA
- a CDS encoding MTH938/NDUFAF3 family protein — MEIRDAHFPGRAPLDAYGGGGFRFAGMSHLGSILCVPSGIHGWNAVGFEDLDIGAFQRFFDEQRDIEVVLVGTGADLRPLPADLKQAFRDAGMMVDSMSTGAAVRTFNVMLSEERAVAAALLAVD, encoded by the coding sequence ATGGAAATCCGGGACGCGCATTTTCCGGGGCGGGCGCCGCTGGACGCTTATGGCGGGGGCGGCTTCCGCTTCGCAGGGATGTCTCATCTCGGATCTATTCTTTGCGTTCCTTCAGGAATTCACGGGTGGAATGCGGTCGGATTCGAAGATCTCGATATAGGTGCCTTTCAGCGGTTTTTTGATGAGCAGCGAGACATCGAAGTCGTGCTCGTTGGAACTGGTGCGGATCTTCGGCCGTTGCCGGCAGATTTGAAACAGGCCTTCCGGGATGCAGGGATGATGGTCGACAGCATGTCTACCGGCGCGGCGGTCCGGACCTTCAACGTGATGTTGTCTGAAGAGCGCGCCGTTGCAGCGGCGCTTCTTGCCGTGGACTAA
- a CDS encoding DUF1127 domain-containing protein, which produces MFDTVVRKFQNWKRFRTAYEELNQLSNRELNDLGISRADIARHARGSMR; this is translated from the coding sequence ATGTTCGATACCGTTGTTCGCAAATTCCAAAACTGGAAGCGTTTCCGGACCGCCTATGAGGAGCTGAACCAGCTCTCCAACCGTGAACTCAATGACCTCGGCATCAGCCGTGCGGACATTGCCCGTCACGCGCGCGGTTCCATGCGCTAA
- a CDS encoding phytoene/squalene synthase family protein: MSSNFDHARDLVYGQDRDRYLAALFAAEATRHGLLALYAFNTEISRVRDLVSDPLPGEVRLQWWRDFLQGTEHGAANANPVASALAETVERFQLPKTALVSMIDARVFDLYDDPMPSLNDLEGYCGETASALIQLGAIILNDGADPGTGEIAGHAGVAYALCGLIRALPWHAARGQMYLPADLLARHGVDSQAVFKGETTPELVAALTELRSHVRHHLGRVRASVSRIPANVAPAFLPLALVEPFLKKMEAPGHDPLKTPVELSQLRRQWTLWRAARKSGVALAG, translated from the coding sequence ATGAGCAGTAACTTCGATCACGCGCGAGATCTGGTTTATGGCCAGGATCGCGATCGCTATCTTGCGGCGCTTTTTGCGGCTGAGGCGACGCGTCACGGGCTCTTGGCGCTTTATGCGTTCAACACCGAGATTTCCCGTGTTCGCGATCTTGTCAGCGATCCCCTTCCTGGCGAGGTCCGGCTGCAGTGGTGGCGCGATTTTCTTCAAGGCACGGAACACGGCGCCGCAAACGCAAATCCCGTGGCATCGGCGCTTGCCGAGACAGTCGAACGATTCCAATTGCCCAAAACTGCGCTTGTCTCGATGATCGATGCGAGGGTTTTCGATCTTTATGACGATCCGATGCCGAGCCTGAATGATCTGGAGGGCTATTGCGGCGAAACCGCATCGGCGCTGATCCAGCTGGGTGCGATCATTCTCAACGACGGTGCGGACCCGGGCACAGGGGAAATTGCCGGACATGCCGGCGTGGCCTATGCGCTCTGTGGTCTCATTCGCGCCTTACCCTGGCACGCCGCACGCGGTCAGATGTATCTGCCTGCGGACCTGCTTGCGCGCCATGGCGTCGACTCTCAGGCTGTATTCAAGGGTGAAACAACACCGGAACTAGTGGCTGCGCTCACGGAGCTTCGGTCCCACGTGAGGCATCACCTTGGCCGCGTCCGCGCATCGGTTTCGCGCATTCCCGCCAATGTCGCGCCCGCATTCCTACCGCTGGCGCTCGTTGAACCTTTCCTGAAAAAGATGGAAGCGCCCGGTCACGACCCGCTCAAAACACCGGTCGAGCTGTCGCAACTGCGCCGCCAGTGGACGCTCTGGCGCGCCGCGCGCAAGTCAGGCGTTGCGCTGGCGGGCTGA
- the trmFO gene encoding methylenetetrahydrofolate--tRNA-(uracil(54)-C(5))-methyltransferase (FADH(2)-oxidizing) TrmFO, which produces MNPIHVIGGGLAGSEAAWQIARQGIPVVVHEMRPVRKTDAHQGEGLAELVCSNSFRSDDSEQNAVGLLHHELRRSGSLIMSCADANQVPAGSALAVDRNGFSDAVTKALENHPLITVTREEISGLPPEDWDSVIVATGPLTSPALSEAVLERCGEDALAFFDAIAPIVHFESVDLSKAWFQSRYDKVGPGGTGKDYLNCPMDKEQYDAFIDALIEGDTTDFKEWEENTPYFDGCLPIEVMAARGRETLRHGPMKPMGLTNAHNPDVKAYAVVQLRQDNALGTLYNMVGFQTKLKYGAQGDIFKMIPGLENAQFARLGGLHRNTFLNSPKVLDGSLRLKAEPRLRFAGQITGCEGYVESASVGCMTGLFAAKERLGQSFESPPETTAMGALLGHITGGHIARDTEQGSPRSFQPMNVNFGLFPPIEAPKTDADGKRLKGKDKTRAKKGAMTQRAKQDFEGWISSLEPRLAAE; this is translated from the coding sequence ATGAACCCCATCCATGTGATAGGCGGCGGCCTCGCCGGTTCGGAAGCAGCCTGGCAAATCGCGCGCCAGGGCATCCCGGTCGTGGTCCACGAGATGCGGCCCGTGCGCAAGACCGATGCGCACCAGGGAGAAGGTCTTGCGGAACTTGTCTGCTCCAATTCCTTCCGCTCTGACGACAGCGAACAAAACGCTGTCGGCCTCCTTCATCACGAGTTGCGCAGGTCTGGCTCACTGATCATGTCTTGCGCCGACGCGAACCAGGTTCCAGCAGGCAGCGCACTTGCGGTTGACCGCAACGGCTTTTCAGATGCTGTCACCAAGGCACTGGAAAACCATCCCCTAATCACGGTCACACGCGAGGAGATCTCTGGCCTACCGCCAGAGGATTGGGACAGCGTCATCGTCGCAACCGGCCCGCTCACCTCTCCAGCCCTGTCGGAAGCCGTGCTCGAGCGGTGCGGTGAAGATGCCCTCGCGTTCTTTGACGCCATCGCACCGATCGTTCACTTCGAAAGCGTCGACCTGTCCAAGGCCTGGTTCCAATCTCGCTATGACAAGGTTGGACCGGGGGGCACCGGCAAGGATTATCTCAACTGCCCCATGGACAAGGAACAGTATGATGCCTTTATCGATGCGTTGATCGAAGGAGACACGACCGACTTCAAGGAATGGGAAGAAAACACGCCTTATTTCGACGGCTGTCTGCCGATCGAGGTGATGGCCGCGCGTGGTCGGGAGACATTGCGCCATGGCCCGATGAAGCCAATGGGCCTGACCAATGCGCATAACCCTGATGTCAAAGCCTATGCTGTGGTTCAGCTTCGCCAGGACAATGCGCTCGGCACGCTCTACAACATGGTCGGTTTCCAGACCAAGCTGAAATACGGTGCGCAGGGAGACATCTTCAAGATGATTCCCGGGCTTGAGAATGCCCAGTTTGCCCGCCTCGGCGGTCTGCACAGGAACACATTCCTGAACTCGCCGAAGGTTCTTGACGGCAGCCTGCGACTGAAGGCCGAGCCGCGTTTGCGCTTTGCGGGACAAATCACCGGCTGCGAAGGCTATGTGGAATCGGCCAGCGTCGGGTGCATGACCGGTTTGTTCGCTGCCAAGGAACGGCTGGGACAATCCTTCGAGAGCCCGCCGGAAACAACCGCCATGGGCGCTCTTCTTGGTCATATCACCGGGGGCCATATTGCCCGTGACACGGAGCAAGGCTCGCCGCGGTCATTCCAGCCGATGAATGTCAATTTCGGCCTGTTCCCGCCGATCGAAGCGCCAAAAACCGATGCGGATGGCAAACGGCTGAAGGGCAAGGACAAGACACGCGCCAAGAAAGGCGCGATGACACAGCGCGCGAAGCAGGATTTCGAAGGCTGGATCTCATCTCTGGAGCCAAGGCTTGCCGCCGAATAG
- the secF gene encoding protein translocase subunit SecF produces MALLRLVPDETSYRFMWWRKISFPLSIVLAVASIAVFVTIGLNYGIDFKGGTVIEMRTEGPADIGAIRSELGTLNLGDVQVQEFGSPEEVLVRIEEQPGGELAQQSVVGKVRAAFEDDNIDFRRVEVVGPRVSSELARAGAIAVGASLIAILFYIWFRFEWQFAVGAILTTANDVIVTIGLFVILQLDFSLSSIAAVLTIIGYSLNDTVVVYDRIRENLRRYKKMSLTDVLDRSINETLSRTTLTSVTTLLALISLWIFGGEVIRSFTLAMIFGIVIGTYSSIFLAAPFLILLNLRGDGKSPDGDDAEPEADADPVAAA; encoded by the coding sequence ATGGCATTGCTCCGACTTGTTCCGGATGAAACCAGCTACCGCTTCATGTGGTGGCGCAAGATAAGCTTCCCTCTGTCCATCGTGCTGGCGGTGGCTTCTATCGCGGTCTTCGTGACCATCGGTCTTAATTACGGTATCGACTTCAAGGGCGGGACCGTGATCGAGATGAGGACGGAAGGTCCAGCCGATATCGGCGCCATCCGCTCCGAGCTGGGCACGTTGAACCTGGGTGATGTCCAGGTGCAGGAATTCGGGTCTCCCGAAGAAGTACTTGTCCGGATCGAAGAACAGCCCGGCGGCGAACTGGCTCAGCAGTCGGTTGTCGGCAAGGTGCGTGCGGCCTTCGAGGATGACAACATCGACTTCCGCCGCGTCGAGGTCGTTGGACCGCGTGTTTCGAGTGAGTTGGCTCGCGCCGGCGCAATCGCGGTTGGAGCTTCCCTGATCGCGATCCTGTTCTACATCTGGTTCCGCTTCGAATGGCAATTCGCCGTTGGAGCGATCTTGACCACTGCGAACGACGTTATTGTCACGATTGGTCTTTTCGTCATCCTGCAGCTGGATTTCTCGCTGTCTTCCATCGCCGCGGTCCTGACGATCATCGGTTACTCGCTGAACGATACGGTCGTTGTCTATGACCGCATCCGGGAGAATCTCAGACGATACAAGAAGATGTCGCTGACAGATGTTCTCGACCGGTCGATCAACGAGACTTTGTCGCGAACGACCTTGACGTCGGTGACGACGCTCCTTGCCCTGATTTCGCTCTGGATCTTCGGCGGTGAAGTGATCCGCTCGTTCACCCTTGCGATGATCTTCGGCATTGTGATCGGTACTTATTCCTCGATCTTTCTCGCTGCTCCCTTCCTGATTCTCCTCAATCTGCGTGGGGATGGAAAATCACCGGATGGAGATGATGCGGAACCCGAGGCAGACGCTGATCCGGTCGCAGCGGCCTAG
- a CDS encoding DUF1127 domain-containing protein: MLDNVARKYSSWVKYRRTVDELSRLSQRELRDLGINRNEIKFVARRNAV, encoded by the coding sequence ATGTTGGACAACGTCGCTCGCAAGTACAGCAGCTGGGTCAAGTACCGTCGCACCGTCGATGAGCTTTCTCGCCTGTCACAGCGCGAACTGCGTGACCTTGGCATCAACCGCAACGAGATCAAGTTCGTAGCGCGCCGTAACGCAGTTTAA
- a CDS encoding single-stranded DNA-binding protein encodes MAGSVNKVILVGNLGADPEIRRTQDGRPIANLRIATSETWRDRGTGERREKTEWHRVVIFNEGLCKVAEQYLRKGSKVYLEGQLQTRKWQDQSGQDKYSTEIVLQGFNSTLTMLDGRGEGGGEGGGGYGGGSGGGYGGGSGGGDYGGGSGGGSAGGSGGGYGGGASGGGYGGPQGGGGGPMDDEIPF; translated from the coding sequence ATGGCGGGTAGCGTCAACAAGGTCATTCTGGTTGGAAACCTGGGAGCTGATCCCGAAATCCGCCGCACGCAGGACGGGCGCCCGATCGCAAACCTGCGCATCGCGACGTCTGAAACCTGGCGCGACCGCGGAACCGGCGAACGCCGGGAGAAAACAGAATGGCACCGGGTCGTGATCTTCAATGAAGGTCTGTGCAAGGTCGCCGAGCAGTATCTGCGCAAGGGATCCAAGGTCTACCTCGAGGGCCAGCTCCAGACCCGCAAGTGGCAAGACCAGTCCGGGCAGGACAAATATTCGACGGAGATCGTGCTGCAGGGCTTCAACTCGACGCTGACGATGCTTGATGGCCGCGGCGAGGGCGGTGGTGAAGGCGGTGGAGGCTACGGCGGTGGGTCAGGCGGTGGCTATGGTGGTGGCTCCGGCGGCGGCGACTATGGCGGTGGATCCGGTGGTGGTTCTGCCGGCGGATCCGGTGGTGGCTACGGAGGCGGCGCCTCCGGCGGTGGATATGGCGGCCCGCAGGGCGGCGGCGGCGGCCCTATGGATGACGAAATTCCGTTTTGA
- a CDS encoding L,D-transpeptidase family protein — translation MNSLAPCDMTKAHNVRDGEPPEAGRRNRLASALLASVLSVGVSGVMLPLSVSDADAQGLFQRLFNPEGARLRELKAKEELERKKAIKVRVSAPRYFTYKPDRLKSVSLADLSKVNTAAVEAPATDAGTGQETVSELDSAPIVLTPFDEARPALKSMSIEALPEVAEGLKAFYREHPNFVWIQDGAPTSKAMEALLALASAADFGLDSTDYQVALPDLTGLAGAERDVAVMAFEMQMTAAVMTYILDAERGRVDPNRISGYHDLPRHKPDLVAAMEQIASAANAQASIEGHQPQSAHFKALKEELAELRTQDQEEDRIVIAPGTFLKPGKASPEMANVVAAIKKNGSDELKLEHAATLESYQDGEDYTPELVALVKSFQKENGLSADGIVGKNSIRAMVGVTNEAKISKVELAMERSRWLPEELGARKVFINQPAFTATYTAPGEDPLSMRVVVGKKSNQTNFFYDTIEVVEYNPYWGVPYSIIVNEMIPKLAKDPSYLDRSGYEVTTVSGKKVSSASIDWYSVAAKKSSVNVRQYPGRSNALGEVKILFPNRHHIYMHDTPSKSLFKKDMRAFSHGCIRLHDPKAMAAAVLGKSKDYVSTRIGQGQNAQEKVGGDIPVYVSYFTAWPNMDGEIDYFADVYDRDRFLIKALEATDKARG, via the coding sequence ATGAACAGCTTGGCACCATGTGACATGACAAAAGCCCACAATGTGCGAGATGGAGAGCCGCCTGAGGCTGGCCGCCGGAACCGGCTCGCCTCAGCCTTGCTTGCCAGCGTCCTGTCCGTTGGCGTTTCGGGTGTCATGTTGCCCCTGTCGGTCTCCGACGCAGACGCCCAGGGCCTTTTCCAGCGCCTCTTCAATCCGGAAGGTGCGCGCCTGCGTGAACTCAAGGCGAAAGAGGAACTTGAGCGCAAGAAGGCGATCAAAGTTCGCGTTTCCGCGCCCAGATATTTCACCTACAAGCCCGATCGCCTGAAGAGCGTGTCGCTGGCCGACCTGTCCAAGGTCAACACTGCTGCGGTTGAGGCACCGGCGACGGATGCTGGCACCGGGCAAGAGACTGTCAGCGAATTGGACAGCGCTCCAATCGTCCTGACCCCGTTCGATGAAGCGCGTCCGGCTCTCAAGTCCATGTCGATCGAGGCCTTGCCGGAAGTAGCGGAAGGCCTGAAGGCATTTTACCGCGAGCACCCAAATTTCGTCTGGATCCAGGACGGCGCTCCGACGTCCAAGGCGATGGAAGCGCTTCTGGCGCTCGCAAGTGCTGCAGATTTCGGTCTCGACAGCACGGATTACCAGGTCGCATTGCCGGATCTCACGGGTCTTGCTGGCGCCGAGCGGGATGTCGCAGTCATGGCGTTCGAAATGCAGATGACGGCTGCGGTCATGACCTACATTCTTGATGCCGAGCGCGGCCGCGTCGATCCCAATCGGATTTCCGGCTATCACGACCTGCCAAGACACAAGCCGGACTTGGTCGCGGCAATGGAGCAGATCGCTTCTGCCGCCAATGCGCAGGCCTCTATCGAAGGCCATCAGCCCCAAAGCGCGCACTTCAAGGCTCTGAAAGAGGAGCTGGCCGAACTGCGCACCCAGGATCAGGAAGAAGATCGGATCGTCATCGCGCCGGGCACCTTCCTCAAGCCTGGCAAGGCCAGTCCTGAAATGGCGAATGTCGTTGCTGCCATCAAGAAGAACGGTAGTGACGAACTGAAGCTGGAACATGCCGCAACCCTTGAATCCTATCAGGATGGCGAGGACTACACGCCGGAACTGGTTGCTCTTGTGAAGTCTTTCCAGAAGGAAAACGGTCTGTCCGCGGATGGGATCGTCGGCAAGAACTCCATTCGGGCCATGGTTGGGGTCACCAATGAAGCCAAGATCTCCAAGGTAGAACTGGCCATGGAGCGCAGCCGCTGGCTGCCTGAGGAGCTAGGCGCGCGCAAGGTCTTTATCAACCAGCCCGCTTTCACCGCGACCTATACAGCTCCGGGTGAAGACCCGCTGTCCATGCGTGTTGTCGTTGGCAAAAAATCCAATCAAACCAACTTCTTTTACGACACGATCGAGGTGGTTGAATACAACCCTTATTGGGGCGTTCCCTATTCGATCATCGTCAATGAGATGATCCCAAAGCTGGCCAAGGATCCAAGCTATCTCGACCGGTCGGGATACGAAGTGACGACTGTCAGTGGCAAAAAGGTCTCTTCGGCCAGCATTGACTGGTATTCGGTCGCGGCCAAGAAGTCCTCCGTGAATGTTCGCCAGTACCCGGGCCGCAGCAATGCACTTGGAGAGGTCAAGATCCTCTTCCCGAACAGGCATCACATCTACATGCACGACACGCCGTCCAAGAGCCTGTTCAAGAAGGACATGCGGGCCTTCAGCCATGGCTGCATTCGCTTGCATGATCCAAAGGCTATGGCAGCCGCTGTTCTTGGCAAATCCAAGGATTATGTCTCGACACGGATCGGTCAGGGCCAGAACGCTCAGGAAAAGGTCGGTGGCGATATTCCGGTCTATGTTTCCTATTTCACAGCCTGGCCGAATATGGACGGTGAGATCGATTACTTCGCCGATGTCTATGATCGTGACCGCTTCCTGATCAAGGCACTTGAAGCGACGGACAAGGCACGCGGATAA